The following proteins are encoded in a genomic region of Arachis ipaensis cultivar K30076 chromosome B02, Araip1.1, whole genome shotgun sequence:
- the LOC107627190 gene encoding protein FAR1-RELATED SEQUENCE 6-like produces MDYFKRMKERDNRFYYDVDYNKECQIIRILFADLRRIASYEYFGDVVSFDTTYLTNKYDMPFAAFVKVNYNRKALRHIRHRWCLWHLMKKVREKLKGYGCYKEIQSKRIFRGHSTITSCYMVDHRLPYVKHYDRLRDHFSKVVKVVLHSEQYNDLLHNLLKEFCVGLSQNILCSDCGASFNCGGKGVSECGRVETDANLIIHGPKRLKQKGRPSKARKILTFECEFEKCNKHSLKTHVESNSNN; encoded by the exons ATGGACTATTTCAAACGGATGAAGGAGCGAGACAACCGTTTTTACTATGATGTTGATTACAATAAAGAATGTCAAATTATTCGGATTCTTTTTGCTGATCTTCGGAGGATTGCCTCATATGAGTACTTTGGGGATGTTGTTAGCTTTGATACGACATACCTAACAAACAAGTATGACATGCCATTTGCTGCCTTTGTCAAAGTGAACTATAACAG GAAGGCCTTGCGACATATTAGGCATAGGTGGTGCTTGTGGCATTTAATGAAGAAGGTTCGTGAGAAGTTGAAAGGATATGGTTGCTATAAAGAAATTCAG AGCAAGAGAATTTTCAGAGGGCATTCCACCATCACGAGTTGCTACATGGTAGACCATAGACTGCCGTACGTAAAGCATTATGATCGTCTTCGGGACCATTTCAGCAAGGTTGTGAAAGTAGTTCTACACTCTGAGCAGTACAACGACCTCCTGCACAACTTGCTCAAGGAGTTCTGTGTTGGCCTTTCCCAAAACATTCTTTGCAGCGACTGTGGTGCATCCTTTAATTGTGGTGGAAAAGGAGTAAGCGAGTGTGGTAGAGTTGAAACTGATGCCAATCTCATCATCCATGGTCCCAAGAGGCTTAAACAGAAGGGCCGCCCCTCAAAGGCTAGAAAGATTTTGACTTTTGAATGTGAATTTGAAAAATGCAATAAGCATTCGCTAAAGACGCATGTGGAATCTAATTCTAACAATTAG